Proteins encoded within one genomic window of Cucumis sativus cultivar 9930 chromosome 3, Cucumber_9930_V3, whole genome shotgun sequence:
- the LOC101212937 gene encoding interactor of constitutive active ROPs 2, chloroplastic isoform X3, producing MSAKLEQSQQQVLELSASEEDRVQELHKISQDRDRAWQSELEAVQKQHSMDAAALASAINEVQRLKVQLEMVSDSELNRSKLAESSQTEMDDLRTQLSETLSLVEKLKDELSYCRESETQALEVARKSKNQFETAKAAVEKLQSDAIKAVEAYNSLSLELEQSKARIESLEGQISENQKGLVDSTSNDLGPEENNGKDEIDVIKTELTSMRLEADRSKSALAAAETRHEEEYVRSALQIRIAHELVEQMKVESRQKEAELKAELKEARADLEHLKVDIKEKETQLCSVVEENKELNSKMSQIIPVDRGSELAMELKKLEADMGELKNRLLEKETELHSTMVENEALKKKIEIIDMERKSELAVELKKFEADTAELKTRLLEKETELQSTTQENDALKMEIEKIKVETNKINEEAVTLAETTKAAEQEALMKLKHATEEADNSNRRVARVAEQLDAAQAANSEMEAELRRLKVQADQWRKAAEAAAAILSTGNNGKIVDRIVSLDNNYPLGSPYSEDLDDESPKKKNGNMLKKIGVLWKKNQK from the coding sequence ATGTCTGCAAAGCTTGAACAATCCCAACAGCAGGTGCTTGAGCTCTCTGCTTCGGAGGAAGATCGTGTTCAAGAACTGCACAAAATTTCTCAGGATCGTGATCGAGCGTGGCAGTCTGAGCTTGAGGCTGTTCAAAAGCAACATTCGATGGATGCTGCTGCATTGGCCTCTGCCATTAACGAAGTTCAGAGGCTCAAGGTCCAGTTGGAGATGGTGTCTGATTCTGAGTTAAACCGAAGCAAGCTTGCTGAGTCTTCACAAACCGAGATGGATGATTTAAGAACACAACTCTCGGAGACTCTCTCCCTAGTTGAAAAACTGAAAGATGAGCTTAGTTACTGTAGAGAATCCGAAACTCAAGCCCTTGAAGTTGCAAGGAAAAgcaaaaatcaatttgaaacaGCCAAGGCAGCTGTGGAAAAGCTCCAATCAGATGCGATCAAAGCCGTTGAGGCTTACAACTCTTTGTCCTTAGAGTTGGAGCAATCAAAGGCTCGGATTGAATCACTGGAGGGACAGATCAGTGAGAATCAGAAAGGGCTAGTAGATTCTACAAGCAATGATTTGGGTCCCGAGGAAAACAATGGGAAGGATGAAATCGACGTGATAAAAACTGAGCTCACTTCTATGAGACTAGAAGCAGATAGATCAAAATCTGCATTAGCTGCAGCTGAGACTAGGCACGAGGAGGAATATGTTCGATCAGCATTGCAAATTAGAATTGCTCACGAACTCGTGGAACAAATGAAAGTTGAGTCACGTCAGAAAGAGGCAGAATTGAAAGCAGAACTTAAGGAGGCCAGAGCAGATTTAGAACATTTGAAAGTAGACATTAAGGAGAAAGAAACTCAATTGTGTAGTGTTGTGGAGGAAAACAAAGAGCTCAACTCAAAGATGAGCCAAATCATTCCAGTCGACCGGGGGTCTGAACTAGCAATGGAGCTAAAGAAGTTAGAGGCTGATATGGGGGAGTTGAAGAACAGGCTGTTGGAAAAGGAGACAGAGTTGCATAGTACAATGGTGGAAAATGAAGCACTTAAGAAGAAGATCGAGATTATAGATATGGAAAGGAAGTCTGAACTAGCAGTGgagttgaagaaatttgagGCTGATACGGCAGAGTTGAAGACCAGGCTGTTGGAAAAGGAGACAGAATTGCAGAGTACAACACAAGAAAATGATGCACTTAAGATGGAAATTGAGAAGATAAAAGTAGAAACAAATAAGATCAACGAAGAAGCAGTTACTTTGGCAGAAACAACCAAGGCTGCAGAGCAAGAAGCACTAATGAAACTCAAGCATGCAACAGAAGAGGCAGATAACAGTAACAGAAGAGTGGCACGAGTCGCCGAGCAGTTAGATGCTGCACAGGCTGCTAACTCTGAAATGGAGGCTGAGTTGAGGAGGTTAAAAGTGCAAGCAGACCAGTGGAGGAAAGCAGCTGAGGCAGCCGCTGCAATACTCTCAACTGGAAACAATGGGAAGATTGTTGATAGAATAGTATCTTTGGATAACAATTATCCTCTCGGCTCACCGTACTCGGAAGATCTCGATGATGAGTCaccgaagaagaagaatggaaatATGTTGAAGAAGATTGGAGTTTTGTGGAAGAAAAACCAGAAGTAA
- the LOC101212937 gene encoding interactor of constitutive active ROPs 3 isoform X2, whose amino-acid sequence MQTPKAKTGSSEVPQRKSPRTPRTARQLKTPSTDPDSVSTSPLAASKTPKERSPRVVTDRKSPRCLATESKGHSKVAELGLQLSQLQEELKKTSDRLSASESHKKQAQQEAEEAKKQLSDMSAKLEQSQQQVLELSASEEDRVQELHKISQDRDRAWQSELEAVQKQHSMDAAALASAINEVQRLKVQLEMVSDSELNRSKLAESSQTEMDDLRTQLSETLSLVEKLKDELSYCRESETQALEVARKSKNQFETAKAAVEKLQSDAIKAVEAYNSLSLELEQSKARIESLEGQISENQKGLVDSTSNDLGPEENNGKDEIDVIKTELTSMRLEADRSKSALAAAETRHEEEYVRSALQIRIAHELVEQMKVESRQKEAELKAELKEARADLEHLKVDIKEKETQLCSVVEENKELNSKMSQIIPVDRGSELAMELKKLEADMGELKNRLLEKETELHSTMVENEALKKKIEIIDMERKSELAVELKKFEADTAELKTRLLEKETELQSTTQENDALKMEIEKIKVETNKINEEAVTLAETTKAAEQEALMKLKHATEEADNSNRRVARVAEQLDAAQAANSEMEAELRRLKVQADQWRKAAEAAAAILSTGNNGKIVDRIVSLDNNYPLGSPYSEDLDDESPKKKNGNMLKKIGVLWKKNQK is encoded by the exons ATGCAGACACCGAAAGCAAA AACTGGCTCCTCAGAAGTACCTCAAAGAAAATCCCCAAGAACACCTCGGACCGCTCGTCAACTTAAAACTCCGAGCACAGATCCTGATTCCGTTTCCACTTCTCCACTTGCTGCTAGTAAGACACCTAAAGAGAGAAGTCCTAGGGTGGTGACTGACCGGAAATCACCACGATGTTTAGCCACTGAG AGTAAAGGGCATAGCAAAGTGGCCGAATTGGGATTACAGCTTTCTCAACTTCAGGAGGAACTCAAGAAAACAAGTGACCGATTGAGTGCATCTGAATCACATAAAAAACAAGCCCAACAGGAGGCAGAAGAAGCAAAGAAACAACTTTCAGATATGTCTGCAAAGCTTGAACAATCCCAACAGCAGGTGCTTGAGCTCTCTGCTTCGGAGGAAGATCGTGTTCAAGAACTGCACAAAATTTCTCAGGATCGTGATCGAGCGTGGCAGTCTGAGCTTGAGGCTGTTCAAAAGCAACATTCGATGGATGCTGCTGCATTGGCCTCTGCCATTAACGAAGTTCAGAGGCTCAAGGTCCAGTTGGAGATGGTGTCTGATTCTGAGTTAAACCGAAGCAAGCTTGCTGAGTCTTCACAAACCGAGATGGATGATTTAAGAACACAACTCTCGGAGACTCTCTCCCTAGTTGAAAAACTGAAAGATGAGCTTAGTTACTGTAGAGAATCCGAAACTCAAGCCCTTGAAGTTGCAAGGAAAAgcaaaaatcaatttgaaacaGCCAAGGCAGCTGTGGAAAAGCTCCAATCAGATGCGATCAAAGCCGTTGAGGCTTACAACTCTTTGTCCTTAGAGTTGGAGCAATCAAAGGCTCGGATTGAATCACTGGAGGGACAGATCAGTGAGAATCAGAAAGGGCTAGTAGATTCTACAAGCAATGATTTGGGTCCCGAGGAAAACAATGGGAAGGATGAAATCGACGTGATAAAAACTGAGCTCACTTCTATGAGACTAGAAGCAGATAGATCAAAATCTGCATTAGCTGCAGCTGAGACTAGGCACGAGGAGGAATATGTTCGATCAGCATTGCAAATTAGAATTGCTCACGAACTCGTGGAACAAATGAAAGTTGAGTCACGTCAGAAAGAGGCAGAATTGAAAGCAGAACTTAAGGAGGCCAGAGCAGATTTAGAACATTTGAAAGTAGACATTAAGGAGAAAGAAACTCAATTGTGTAGTGTTGTGGAGGAAAACAAAGAGCTCAACTCAAAGATGAGCCAAATCATTCCAGTCGACCGGGGGTCTGAACTAGCAATGGAGCTAAAGAAGTTAGAGGCTGATATGGGGGAGTTGAAGAACAGGCTGTTGGAAAAGGAGACAGAGTTGCATAGTACAATGGTGGAAAATGAAGCACTTAAGAAGAAGATCGAGATTATAGATATGGAAAGGAAGTCTGAACTAGCAGTGgagttgaagaaatttgagGCTGATACGGCAGAGTTGAAGACCAGGCTGTTGGAAAAGGAGACAGAATTGCAGAGTACAACACAAGAAAATGATGCACTTAAGATGGAAATTGAGAAGATAAAAGTAGAAACAAATAAGATCAACGAAGAAGCAGTTACTTTGGCAGAAACAACCAAGGCTGCAGAGCAAGAAGCACTAATGAAACTCAAGCATGCAACAGAAGAGGCAGATAACAGTAACAGAAGAGTGGCACGAGTCGCCGAGCAGTTAGATGCTGCACAGGCTGCTAACTCTGAAATGGAGGCTGAGTTGAGGAGGTTAAAAGTGCAAGCAGACCAGTGGAGGAAAGCAGCTGAGGCAGCCGCTGCAATACTCTCAACTGGAAACAATGGGAAGATTGTTGATAGAATAGTATCTTTGGATAACAATTATCCTCTCGGCTCACCGTACTCGGAAGATCTCGATGATGAGTCaccgaagaagaagaatggaaatATGTTGAAGAAGATTGGAGTTTTGTGGAAGAAAAACCAGAAGTAA
- the LOC101212937 gene encoding interactor of constitutive active ROPs 3 isoform X1, translating to MVVRFPSFVNNFLYKHILASLFCLFLSQDSLGSFRTGSSEVPQRKSPRTPRTARQLKTPSTDPDSVSTSPLAASKTPKERSPRVVTDRKSPRCLATESKGHSKVAELGLQLSQLQEELKKTSDRLSASESHKKQAQQEAEEAKKQLSDMSAKLEQSQQQVLELSASEEDRVQELHKISQDRDRAWQSELEAVQKQHSMDAAALASAINEVQRLKVQLEMVSDSELNRSKLAESSQTEMDDLRTQLSETLSLVEKLKDELSYCRESETQALEVARKSKNQFETAKAAVEKLQSDAIKAVEAYNSLSLELEQSKARIESLEGQISENQKGLVDSTSNDLGPEENNGKDEIDVIKTELTSMRLEADRSKSALAAAETRHEEEYVRSALQIRIAHELVEQMKVESRQKEAELKAELKEARADLEHLKVDIKEKETQLCSVVEENKELNSKMSQIIPVDRGSELAMELKKLEADMGELKNRLLEKETELHSTMVENEALKKKIEIIDMERKSELAVELKKFEADTAELKTRLLEKETELQSTTQENDALKMEIEKIKVETNKINEEAVTLAETTKAAEQEALMKLKHATEEADNSNRRVARVAEQLDAAQAANSEMEAELRRLKVQADQWRKAAEAAAAILSTGNNGKIVDRIVSLDNNYPLGSPYSEDLDDESPKKKNGNMLKKIGVLWKKNQK from the exons ATGGTAGTAAGGTTTCCATcctttgtaaataattttttgtacaAACATATATTGGCTTCCCTTTTCTGTTTATTTCTCAGTCAAGATTCTCTCGGCTCTTTCAG AACTGGCTCCTCAGAAGTACCTCAAAGAAAATCCCCAAGAACACCTCGGACCGCTCGTCAACTTAAAACTCCGAGCACAGATCCTGATTCCGTTTCCACTTCTCCACTTGCTGCTAGTAAGACACCTAAAGAGAGAAGTCCTAGGGTGGTGACTGACCGGAAATCACCACGATGTTTAGCCACTGAG AGTAAAGGGCATAGCAAAGTGGCCGAATTGGGATTACAGCTTTCTCAACTTCAGGAGGAACTCAAGAAAACAAGTGACCGATTGAGTGCATCTGAATCACATAAAAAACAAGCCCAACAGGAGGCAGAAGAAGCAAAGAAACAACTTTCAGATATGTCTGCAAAGCTTGAACAATCCCAACAGCAGGTGCTTGAGCTCTCTGCTTCGGAGGAAGATCGTGTTCAAGAACTGCACAAAATTTCTCAGGATCGTGATCGAGCGTGGCAGTCTGAGCTTGAGGCTGTTCAAAAGCAACATTCGATGGATGCTGCTGCATTGGCCTCTGCCATTAACGAAGTTCAGAGGCTCAAGGTCCAGTTGGAGATGGTGTCTGATTCTGAGTTAAACCGAAGCAAGCTTGCTGAGTCTTCACAAACCGAGATGGATGATTTAAGAACACAACTCTCGGAGACTCTCTCCCTAGTTGAAAAACTGAAAGATGAGCTTAGTTACTGTAGAGAATCCGAAACTCAAGCCCTTGAAGTTGCAAGGAAAAgcaaaaatcaatttgaaacaGCCAAGGCAGCTGTGGAAAAGCTCCAATCAGATGCGATCAAAGCCGTTGAGGCTTACAACTCTTTGTCCTTAGAGTTGGAGCAATCAAAGGCTCGGATTGAATCACTGGAGGGACAGATCAGTGAGAATCAGAAAGGGCTAGTAGATTCTACAAGCAATGATTTGGGTCCCGAGGAAAACAATGGGAAGGATGAAATCGACGTGATAAAAACTGAGCTCACTTCTATGAGACTAGAAGCAGATAGATCAAAATCTGCATTAGCTGCAGCTGAGACTAGGCACGAGGAGGAATATGTTCGATCAGCATTGCAAATTAGAATTGCTCACGAACTCGTGGAACAAATGAAAGTTGAGTCACGTCAGAAAGAGGCAGAATTGAAAGCAGAACTTAAGGAGGCCAGAGCAGATTTAGAACATTTGAAAGTAGACATTAAGGAGAAAGAAACTCAATTGTGTAGTGTTGTGGAGGAAAACAAAGAGCTCAACTCAAAGATGAGCCAAATCATTCCAGTCGACCGGGGGTCTGAACTAGCAATGGAGCTAAAGAAGTTAGAGGCTGATATGGGGGAGTTGAAGAACAGGCTGTTGGAAAAGGAGACAGAGTTGCATAGTACAATGGTGGAAAATGAAGCACTTAAGAAGAAGATCGAGATTATAGATATGGAAAGGAAGTCTGAACTAGCAGTGgagttgaagaaatttgagGCTGATACGGCAGAGTTGAAGACCAGGCTGTTGGAAAAGGAGACAGAATTGCAGAGTACAACACAAGAAAATGATGCACTTAAGATGGAAATTGAGAAGATAAAAGTAGAAACAAATAAGATCAACGAAGAAGCAGTTACTTTGGCAGAAACAACCAAGGCTGCAGAGCAAGAAGCACTAATGAAACTCAAGCATGCAACAGAAGAGGCAGATAACAGTAACAGAAGAGTGGCACGAGTCGCCGAGCAGTTAGATGCTGCACAGGCTGCTAACTCTGAAATGGAGGCTGAGTTGAGGAGGTTAAAAGTGCAAGCAGACCAGTGGAGGAAAGCAGCTGAGGCAGCCGCTGCAATACTCTCAACTGGAAACAATGGGAAGATTGTTGATAGAATAGTATCTTTGGATAACAATTATCCTCTCGGCTCACCGTACTCGGAAGATCTCGATGATGAGTCaccgaagaagaagaatggaaatATGTTGAAGAAGATTGGAGTTTTGTGGAAGAAAAACCAGAAGTAA